The window TACCCCAATAACCTAATCTTATGCTATCTAAATTTAGCTCGTGCTACCCAACACACCTGAGCCCCATAGTCTTCCTATACACACCATATGTATCTATTCCAGACACCACCCCCGCAGCCTACCTATCCATCATACTCCGACTTGCTCCTGCCCGGCTCTCATTCCACCTTCTTGCACTTCATCATACCTCCTTGGATTTTTTCCTCACGTGGTGATCTTGAAATTCTTTTGTATTGCTTGGAAGGTCTAGCACCATGCTGAGTATAGATAAGGGGCTTAGCAAAGGCTTGCTAAGTCAGAATGCAGTTGGATTTTAGCTGGAAAAGACCACATGTAGGTCTATTAATTAATGAACCCTGCCCCTCCTGAAATACCATGGGATTCCTTGGTTGGCTATGTGTCTTTGGGCCACTCCTTGCGTCATTTCCACAGTGAATGTCTCACAAAAGGATGCTAGTAGAAAGACAGCCTCCATCAGGACCTCATCTAGCTTCTTGGGAATTGGAGGGATGCCCACAGCTGTGCCAACAGCAGCACGGAGGCTGGAAAAATCACTGGCAGTCGAGGTCCCTACTCCGCTCGTGTTCCCTGGGAACATTCCCCGAGGTTCCGGTTTTAGCCTTCTCACTGTTTATTCTGTGCAACTCCTGACCCAGCATTCCCTTCTGACCACTCTTCTGGGTCACCCAGACCAGAAACCTCCAGGACACGTCTTTCCGCCTTCCACCGCACCAAGTGCCTTCAAGCCTCCTTTCCCAGTATATGCTGTCTCCACTGCCCCTGACCTGGCCTCTTCATTTgtgtatggaaaacccaacagcTGTGACACTCCTCCAGCTAAACTGCTCTTGGCCCCTGTACCTCAGGCCATTCATGACCCAGGGAAGGCCCTTCCTAGGATCAAGTCCTaccctcctcctctctgaagACTTCTCAGATTCCCTTAACTCATGGCATCTGCATAACCACCACACTGGACAAACATAGAAGTATCGTTTTATGATGTTTCTAGGTGTACTTTTCCTATTCGTAGCAACTCTTGTCTCCAGACTGGGTCGATACCTTGGAAACATATACCACAGCTTGAAACACTTCTTTGTATTCCCTGCTTCACAGCATGTGGTGTCTGTCCTAACAGTTGTCACTGGGGTCCCAACTGCCAGAAACAGTGCTGTTGGTGATGTCAGTGGGTGGGCAGGCCAAACTCTGATGGTTTCCTAGGGTATCTCTACAAAGGCTTTACGACTCACTACACTGGGATGTTCAGTTGGGCCTGGGGAGCCTTATCTCCCTAAGATTTTAACTTCCTCGAGGGCAGGGACTGTCCTAGATCTTGGCCACTCCATAGCACCCAGCTAAAATGATGTTCAAGAAACACCTTTGTTTCCTGAAGGATGCTTTTGTTCAGTGGGAAAGGCGTACAACTTATGATTTCCTTATTGTCAGAGAAGCCTCTTTTTCACACTTTCTTGGACCGTAAGATGTAGGACCAAGGGGACTAGATCTACCATGTAGACTTGTGGGCAAGACCTCAGGTTGGATGTCAGGAGGGGAGAGTAAGATGCTTTTACTAGAAAGCTAAGGGATGGGGAAGGCTGACTGGTCTCCATGCTGAACCTAGTTAGAGCTTCCGTTGTTGTCTTTGCTCTGATGACTTCTCCAGTCTCACTTTCCATCTATAAGAAAAGGGTATCCTGTATGCCTGGAGCCAACATGCCGCTATGGCTGGGCCCTTCCACACACCCTCACCAGGCACACCGATTCCAGCTGCCTTCACAGtccttgtggggggaggggactccCAACTTGGCTGTAGAAAAGGTCAGGCAAAGGACTTGACCACTAAGGCCTGCTGCTCCCAAATGGTAGATTGACAAGTGTTATGAGTCCAGAACTGTAAGGTCCAAGTCAACCACTGCCTCTTGCCAAAGGCCACCCATGCCCAGCATATCCTATAATGAGAAACACCTGCTGCTTCTCCACAAGACCTCTGCCTGGCATTTAAGGCCCTGAGAAATCTGGCCCTTTTATGGCCATTTATACAAGCCGTCCCCACCCACACAAATTACCTGCTCTGGCTAAAGCGGGCAACTTGATGTCACGTCCTCGTATGTCCTGGTTCCCCAAGATCACTTGACCCTGGCAATTCTgggcccctgcctctccccagcccactCCTTCTCAGGACCCAGCTGTAGCATCACCTCCATGAAGCATTTACTTGCACGGACCACTCCCTGATAACCAATCCTATACAGTCTCTTTTATACTCCCTTTCCCTAGGGACGAATTTTGTGTGTCAGTGAAATCCTCAAAACAGAGCACCTGTCTCATGTGTGTGCCCTCCCATGACAGCTCACATGAAGGGATCATTGGACAAATATGAGGGTTGCATGCCTGTATCAGCCAAGGTTCAGGTTCTTCCCCTTTGACTCTTGCAGGGAACGGGCGACAGAATGAAGGTGACCGGGTCACTTGACAGGCTTGGGGGACAAAGCCCAGAAAAGAAATCACACCCAGCACTGAACAACAAGAGATGGAGAGCAGCACAGCTCAAAGCCAGTGCCATCCGTCATTTACTGGTATGtgattttaacttctctgagctgtaCAATGAGGAGAACACTTAGCCTACTTACCTTACAGGTTCAGTGTGAGAAGCAATGGGAAAAGTATAGGAAAGTGCTTAGAGGCACCATGCAAACTGTAGTTGGGGTTAGTTATCCACATGGAGTTGAAAAGAGCTCAGACAGGGGCCAACTCTTGGCCCTAGGGCGAAGGtggcttttatttcctctcttagggaaggaggggagggcagtTTTCCCACAACACCGACCTAAGGAAGGGGTGGGTGTGCCCCCAGCGGATGGGGCTGGAAGAGCCGGACAATCATTCAGAAGGGCTCCTCCATGTCCAGTTCCTGGCCCTGGGCTGCAGGGTGTGCTCCTGAGAGTCACTCCCCTTAGGGTGCATGAATGGAGGCACATGGAGGTATCTGCTGGTGTTCACGAAGAGGAAGGGGGAGCAGGTGCCCTGAGTAAGGGAGCAGAGGGCCGGGATGGCCGGCCCCAAGCTCAACGCCTGCCCAGGATTAGAACTTGCAAAAGATCTGGCTGGTGTTACTCTTCCCAAGAAGGGCCAGAGGGGCCCAGAGGCATCACTCAATCCAATGGCTGGTCCTTTAAATGTCCATCTCAAACTGTGACTCTTCacctggggagagaagggacagatGGCCAGGTAAGCAATGGGTGAATGGTAGGGCTCACATTTTAGAAGCCAGTGAgatggtttattatttttcattttgttgttcctACAAGACTAGGAGAATGGAGGGAGGGCAGAACTCCACTAGGAATTCCTAGAAACAGGCCTGAAGTTTCCCTGTCCAGCTGTGCTCTCTTCCCTAGTcccaaaggaagaagggagaccaGGTATCCCCACAGAAGAAGTGGCAGTCCCgaatttcatacaatttttattgttttttaaaaatattttattttgggggcacctgggtggctcagtcagttgagcgtccgactgtggctcaggtcatgatctcatggttcgcaaaTTCGAGTTCCACATAggactctctgttgtcagtgcagagcccgctttagatcctctgtccctctctctttctgcccttccccgacttatgcactcacgttctctctctcaaaaatatttaaaaaacataaagtaaaaattgtattttttggaGACAGCATGCATGTgaaaacgggggaggggcagagggcaagggggagagagaatcttaggcagggccccaggcccagtgcagaacctgacttggggcttgatctcacaaccgtgagatcattacttgagccaaaatcaagagttggacgcttaacccaactgagccacccagccaccactgatttttattttttaaaatgtattatttgtttttgagagagaaagcatgagcaggggaggggcagaaaaagagggagtcagaggatccaaagtgggctctacactgagaacagagagcccgatacagggctcaaactcacaaacccacgagatcatgacccaagctgaagtcagacacttaaccaattgagccaatttttattgtttttaataaaagtgaatgGTTACTTGGATTTGACATAAATACAACCTcacaggcacctgggtagctcagttcgttaagcgtctgactcttgatctcagctcaggtcacgatctcacagttcatgagtttgagccccgtgtcaggctctgcacggacagtgcagagactgcttggaattctctctcctctctctgccctttctccagtcgtgctctttctctctctctctctctcaaaatatacaaataaacttaaaaaaaaattaaaacaaaaacacaacctcacagaaaaatattccttaaacataaaacttttttGAGCAACTGTGTCAGCTGTGGTTTAGAAAATGGTAATACAACCTACTAGGCATATGTCCAATTGCCTGCAGAATAGCCTGACTCTGCAGTAAAGGAGTTATTTTGGTAGTTCAGCTACTCACTGCCCTCACCCTAACTCTTTCCACAAAAATCTCCAAGAAACTCATGCTGCAGGAAGTTGTTTTCTGAAATGGAGCTGCCTCATTCATGATCTCCTGGGTAAGGCTGTTCTCTGGTTCTATATACTGAGATGCCGGCTCTGGCCCCCACGGGGAAACTGGCCACTTCTTCTGGTTATATTTACACAAATATATGGTCCAAGGCTAGGAGCTTTGGCTAATAGCCTgttcagcaaaatgaaaaactatgtCCATCCCTACCACCCCGTCACAATGGAACTCTTAGGCCATTATTGTGGGTTAAGGGTTGTCAGCCTGGGGCACCTCTGGGCCACCATTGCATTTGCTATGGGGATCACTGCTCCAGAAACTGGGAGGGGTTAGGGATAGCCTTCAGGCAGTGCTGGCTCAGCAATGTCAGGTGTGACCACCTTCATCCTCAACTTCCGGTTTTTGGTTTGAGGCAAAAGTGAGTGGCTGGGAAGCACCACCTTACTGACCACATGAATCTAtccatctttctctgcatcctctaatGAAAGGCAGGGAGCCACACTGCCTGGTGCCGTCCTTCATTCGGCTCTGTGTgtgcccagctctgcctccctcccactcttgTCCAAGTCTGAaaggaaaggcaaggcaagggTTGCCTGTCATGGCTGTGGGGTTCGCTGGGTAACTATGAATCACATCCTGCAGGCCCTGGGTACATGGGCTCTGCTGCTGTCAGCAGGGCCAGCCCAGCCTGAGGTCCCAGTTGCTTCCTGTCTGGGCTTGGTGCACTGCCTTccgggggaagggtcagagggtTCCAATCTGACTCAGGTCATCTGCAAGTGCTTACACTGTGTTCTCCCACAATGGGAGCACTCAGACGTTCTGGCTAGCTAGTCATGATACCACAAAGAGTGCATTCACACGGCCCTCTACCAGGGTGGCTGCTCTGATTACTtagggggaaggtggggagagataCCAGGAAGGACCTAGCTGCCCAGTGTCAAACCTGCAGAAATAACCGCTTGCACGGTTTCTACATGTCTTCATCAAGAATCCACTAGTGGACCAATACCCTGACAGAAGCCATCCTGGATGCCTTTCTGATCCTGCAGACATGTGATTTCCTAGAGGGCAAGTACACCGTATCTTTGAGAAGTCCTCTCCTGCACATGCACATTGTGGGTGTGGCCCACATGAGGCAGACAAGCAGAAATGCTTTAATACAATGATACAAAGGGTTATACTTATTTATGAAAGCTGCTGTGTGGAGTCCCCCTCATTTCAAACAAGCTCTCCACTAATTAGACTACCTGATGGGGCCAAGTCACCTCTCCTGGAGTTCTTGGGCCCCTTGCACGTGGAAAGTTGGCACTGGTGACAATACTGTCCCCCAACGCCACCTCTGCACTCTAAGCTGCTCCACAGAGGGTGGGGCAGCCACCATCAATCCCCCCCGTGAAATTTCCTCTCTGAAGGGGATCCACAGGTTGCATATGTTCCCTTCCCGAGGGAGAGCCTGGCCAAGCCCGGCCACTCACCACCTGCCGGCTTCTCTTCTGGGCTGTTGCGCAGGTGGTTCTGTCTCGTGTCTGTGGGGGGCTCATCACTGGTAGGGCTGGTGACCCCAGGAATGGTGGGCAGGTCTCGTGGAGGTGTTTTGGTCACAGGCGAGTTCCGACATTCCATCAGGAACTTCCGGTCATAGATGATCCTGGTacctgggaggaggcagggacatTGGAAAAGCCATCTCAAACCTCCTGCCTGTGCATTTTCCACATCTTTGAGGCATGGCTGCAGCAGAGGCAGCAAGTTTTTCTGCAAAAGCCAGATCAAGGAGGAGtgagactggggcacctggttgggtcagttggtagagcatgagactcttgatcttaggatcatgagtttgagccccacctttgGGGtagagtctactttaaaaaaaaaaaaaaaagaaaagaaaagaaacaaaaagggaaggcacctgggtggctcagtcagtcgagtgtccgacttcggctcaggtcatgatctcacggttcttgagttcgagccccgtgtcaggctttctgccgtcagcacagagccctctttagatcctctgtctccctctctctctgcccctcccccgctagcactctctctcaaaaataaacatttggaaagaaaaaaggaaaagaggagtgaTGCAGATTCAGGTGTCTGGCTGCAGCCCTACTCTGCTGCCTCAGAACCACCAACGCCATCATGTGGGGCACATTGATGGAAGAGGGGCCTGGCAAGGCCACCATGCCATGCTTCCTCCCCTCGGATCAGCACATCCAGGGCTCTCTCCTTaaagcccatgtggggcttgaatacCTAACCAGTGCTTAGTGTTATTActcagggggcttgaacccacgaactgtgagatcatgaccggggccaaagtcggatgcccaaccgactgagccacccaggtgccccagggatatCCAGAACctttaactccattttacagatgagccaaCAGAAAATTAAGTGACTCCCCCAGACTAGTAAAAATGAGAACACTTCCCTTCCTGGGCTTTGTGGACAGGAGTGCCACATGGGCTCCACCTTTCCCACCAAAGGCTCTCCTGCTATGCGTGTCCCCTTGTGACACCTGCTTTGACATGTCATTGCACCTCAGGGCTCGCACATGGTCTGTGTTCTACccactccctcttcccttccctctgaggGAGTTGGTCCTTCACCCACACCCTGGACCCATCCCATCCCGCCATCCTGTGAGGATGGCTGCCTGAGTGATAccttaaaaaggagaattttctAAAGTCCAGGACCCGGGATTCTGGTGGGAGAATCAGCTGATTTCATCAAAGAACAGTGACTAATGAGAGGTGATTCATGTTGGGTTCTTATTTAATCAGGATTACCTCTAAAGCACCAATGTGGTACTAGTAACTTATCTTAAACACCTTGCTCACGCTCCTGATTCTTCCTTTTCAACAAAGAGCAGGTCTCAGGCTCAAAGCCTTCAGCAGGCAGTGGAATCCAGATAGAATTTAAAACTCTCTTGgtgtcatatttctttttatagttaCCTTCTATTTATGGTAAGTGGATCAGGTTTTCCATATATGGTCGTGATATCAAGTTTCCTTTCAATACATAACAGGATATAATTTAATATAGTAGTATGTATGTTATAAATAATGCATGTaattaaataaagtaacaaaaactAAGTTAAAAAGGTACAAGATATAAGGAGAAATACTTAATATAGAATGCAAGCTGCAACTGTAATGCAAACCGCAGAGGGAATAAGTGCCCGGAGTTTAGAAGctatgatcttttaaaatattttttaaaatatttatttatttattctgggtgagagagactgcaagcaggggaggggcagggagagaaggagagcgagaatcccgagcaggctcggcactgtcagcacaggactcaatgtggggctcgaattcatgaagcgtgagatcatgacctgaaccgaggtctggagttggatgcttcaccgactgagccgcccaggtgttcctgatttttttttttttaacaagctttaattccttttacttttcttgtatAAAACCATGTGGTGACCATAGCTGGAGCCTGGGTCTTCTGCACAGACACTCTGGTGTGGGTCTTTATAAGATGGCCAGTAAATTCCTGATAGGGAGACTTGGTGAACACCATCTTTTTCCAGAGGCCAGGGGTGAGACAGCTGTAGACCTTGGAAATGGCATCAAAAGTAGCCACAGTGAAGTTGCCCAGGGTGGCAGTGCAGCCCATGGGGGCAGGGATGAGGCGCACCAGCACAGCCACAGCACCCGGTCACCTTGCATGGGACAATATAAGGCTTGCTGATCTTGTCTCCCCCCCACTCAGCAGCCTTGCTGCACCAGGATGATGGAAAGCTTGGCAAGGATGATGGCCCCTTGGACGGCAGTGGCTACCTCCTTGGAGCACTTAACATCCACACCAGCGTGTCAATTGTAATCTCTGATGGCAACAAATGCCTCGAACCTGGTCCACTGGCAGCACGGGTCTGCTTTTACACGGCATAATCTTCAAAACCTCATCTTCGGGGGATGCCCCCAAGAAAAGTCAATGATTTCAGATTCCTTGATGagcagggagaagagacagaTCTCCAGGAACTTGATCTTCATGTCCTTGACTAGGCGGCCCAGCTTGGTGATACAGACCCACTCCTTGTCCTTGGCCTTGCCTCCTGGAGCTCCACGGCCCCAACCTGGCCACAGATGCCACTGCCCAAGACTCTGTGGAAGCCTTCTTGGCCTCCCATTTCCGCAGCACCAAGGTCATCCACCATTTGGTATTTTCCTGAAGAAGCAGCTAGAAGCTATGGTTTAGACTTCAGGAATGCCCCTCCTTATCAATAGCCCTCAAGTATTTCCCTCACTTAAAGGCTATGACAGTGTGCTGTCCCAACAGCAGGGACTCCCGTCTCAGATGTTGAGCACTGGCTCTCTGTGAGTGGCATCCTAGAGAGGAATTCATTCGCATCTCTGGGCTCTGAGTAGGCTTGCGTGGGGTCGGGGTCCTTCTGCTGAGGGCTAGGATGCTAAAGAGCAGAAAAATGGTCAGAGACACCAAAACGTGCACTTGGCCTACTCATGCAGGATGTCCTAGTCTGACTCTGGCCCTAAGTTACCCAGGCCTTGCTCTCCTTGGCTGAGAGGCAATGATGCTGAAGTTGAGTCTTGTTCATCATCACTATGTGGGCTAAAGTTCAcagttcacatttctttctttttttttttttttaagtttgagagagagagagagaatgagagagggagtgcaagcaagggaggggcagagagagagaggggcagagagagagagagagagagagagagagagagagagaattccaagcaggctccgtgctgacagtgtaaaGCAAAGAACACAGAACCCAGGCTGCATTTTAGGCTCAGCCACTGGCCAGTAGTGTGACCCTGTGCACACAgacctctgttcctcccccgtttgaacctcagtttcctcgtctgtaacaTGAAGGGCTGTGAGCCCAGTGGGCTACAAATGGAGAACAACAGTGCCTTCTCCTTGAGGGTAAATGCCTTGGCTTCAGAGAGGGACCactcttctctgtttcttaatCTTCAAGGCTCGGCAAGAGTCTCCCCTGTCCTGGCCTCCCTCCAGCTTTGcttctttgttggtttgtttaccACAGAATAGGGAACTGACCCCATCTGAGTGGAACCTAAGAGCTGGAGATCCAAgggtctcaaaaaacaaaagaggggggTCAGCACTCCTGGAGAAGCTCTTTAAAGGCCACTAGCCCCCAGAAATTTTTCTGTAATTGTGGAATAATACAAATAACATACAATTCACCATCTTAAACATTCCTAAGTATACAGTTCAGCAGTGTTCAGTACCTTCACGGTGTTCTGCAACCAATCTCCAAGATGCTTTTCATCTTGCgaaactgaaactctacacccATGAAATAGCAACTCCCATTTCCCTCCCCGCTAAGCCTTGGAAAGCAccgttttattttctgtatctatgaattgGGCTGCTCCAGGTACCtcgtataagtggaattatacagtatttgtctttctgtgactggcttatttcatttcgCATGATGTCCTCTAGGTTCATCTACATTGTTGGCCATgtctcagaatttccttcctttttaaggctgaatgatattccattgtgtggatatgccacattttgtttattcacccTCCATCTTTTGGCTagtgtgaataatactgctgtaaACCTGGGTGTGTAACTATCTCTTCGAGagcctgctttcagttctttgggggtCTATACCGGGCGATTTTTAAGTCATTAATTAtacttaaaggagaaaaagaaagaacttctgTGCCCCTTGCCCTCCACCTAGGTAGGGCACTTGTTTAAAAATAGGAATCCTCATTTGTGCTAATAAAATCCAGAAACCAAATGCCAGCAGAGGTGGTTCCCAAGATGCCCACTGTGGGAGTATttcagctggggagggaggccacGTGGGGGGCAGGAACAGTGGTGTTCAGAAAGTCAGCTGGCAAGGTGTCAAGCCTAGGAGGGGACCACTAACCCCCACTGACTCATCTGGGGTCAGTGAGGAATGTGAGCTGGAGATCAATGTAGTGGAAATGTTTCCTGTGGAAGCAGTTTTAGCTTTTTaacccttttttccccctgtccCTTCATGGGATCCACCAATACATGGCAACAGTGATCTTCTGGAAACTCCCTATGTCTCCCACAGATGAGGCAAACAGCAAAACACACAGTCTCATATCGTCAAAAATAGGTACCCTTGGCTGAAACGCAGTCTCCAGGAGCTGGGGACTTGGCCTGCATACAGGAACAGGCAATGGAAaccggtggggggcgggggggatgccAAGGTCCCTACAAAGCGCTGAGCAGCAGGCAGCTCCTTGGGTGTTGGTCAGGTGTGGTCTTC is drawn from Panthera leo isolate Ple1 chromosome B1, P.leo_Ple1_pat1.1, whole genome shotgun sequence and contains these coding sequences:
- the EIF4EBP1 gene encoding eukaryotic translation initiation factor 4E-binding protein 1 — encoded protein: MSGSSSCSQTPSRAIPATRRVDLGDGVQLPPGDYSTTPGGTLFSTTPGGTRIIYDRKFLMECRNSPVTKTPPRDLPTIPGVTSPTSDEPPTDTRQNHLRNSPEEKPAGGEESQFEMDI